One window of Dyadobacter sandarakinus genomic DNA carries:
- a CDS encoding capsule assembly Wzi family protein translates to MRSFTLLLLLYVTSTAGSFSQDSTFTFQGRITAAASSANTPLWLHANQYGSVPYEGSFLSAQLAAHKVYNPGNPRFFQWSGGFEMIANAGKKSSAFFTDVFLAGKIGNVEVGIGQKKNQVGLTDTLLTSGSLALSANARPYPRIWIASAGFMNLIPGNDFISFNFAYSDGLLGSADINFGNVTHVPATYLHHKMLYLKLGGAHQRLNLYGGFNHQAMWGGEDLIFSDGLKKPEAYKYVVFGKPWAHSRVGNHFGTIDLGAEWKGESWTLFLYRQSIYEDGSLIDLSNIADGLAGIRLKSIRKQANQGLHLNAILLEYAYTKNQGGAIFDFNTGTFGRDNYYNHYIYNQGWSFRGRTLGTPLIAPQASMRDDLKIPIISYTSNNRVSAFHAGADLSWQDLNVTLKGTFSNNIGLYKAPFESPVNQASLFIQAELPVNILGRSHVSVVFAGDYGKLFPASQAIMIGWRRAGYFR, encoded by the coding sequence ATGAGGAGCTTTACTCTACTGTTACTGCTATACGTAACAAGTACTGCAGGCTCCTTTTCTCAGGACTCTACCTTTACTTTTCAGGGACGGATTACGGCTGCGGCTTCCTCGGCCAACACTCCGCTGTGGCTCCATGCCAATCAGTATGGTAGTGTTCCTTATGAAGGCTCATTTCTCTCAGCACAGCTTGCGGCACACAAAGTCTACAATCCCGGAAACCCCCGTTTTTTTCAATGGTCCGGCGGGTTTGAAATGATCGCAAATGCCGGTAAAAAGTCCTCTGCATTCTTTACTGATGTATTCTTAGCAGGGAAAATCGGTAACGTTGAAGTTGGGATCGGGCAAAAGAAAAATCAGGTTGGTCTTACAGATACACTTCTCACCAGCGGCTCACTGGCCTTGTCTGCCAATGCACGGCCATATCCCAGAATATGGATTGCGAGCGCGGGCTTCATGAATCTCATTCCCGGAAATGACTTTATCAGCTTCAATTTCGCGTACTCAGATGGTTTGCTGGGAAGTGCGGACATTAACTTTGGAAATGTCACGCACGTCCCGGCCACATACCTGCACCACAAAATGCTGTACCTGAAACTTGGTGGAGCACATCAAAGACTGAACTTGTATGGCGGCTTCAACCATCAGGCAATGTGGGGAGGAGAAGACCTCATATTTTCTGACGGACTTAAAAAGCCGGAAGCTTACAAATATGTTGTTTTTGGAAAACCCTGGGCCCACAGCCGCGTTGGAAATCATTTTGGCACCATTGATCTGGGAGCAGAATGGAAGGGTGAGAGCTGGACGCTCTTTTTATACAGGCAGAGCATTTATGAAGATGGTTCACTCATTGACCTGTCCAACATTGCGGACGGACTAGCAGGAATCCGCCTGAAGAGTATCAGGAAGCAGGCTAACCAGGGCCTGCACCTCAATGCCATTCTCCTTGAATACGCTTACACCAAAAATCAGGGCGGCGCCATCTTTGACTTCAACACCGGCACCTTCGGCCGGGACAATTATTACAACCATTATATCTACAACCAGGGGTGGTCCTTCCGGGGCAGAACGCTCGGAACTCCGCTGATTGCTCCCCAGGCTTCCATGCGGGATGATCTGAAAATTCCCATTATATCGTACACCTCCAATAACAGGGTTAGTGCTTTTCACGCCGGGGCTGATCTTTCGTGGCAAGATCTGAATGTTACATTAAAGGGCACTTTTTCCAATAATATCGGGCTGTACAAAGCCCCTTTTGAATCGCCTGTTAACCAGGCAAGCTTGTTTATTCAGGCGGAACTGCCTGTAAACATCTTAGGGCGCTCGCATGTGTCCGTTGTTTTTGCAGGTGACTACGGTAAGCTCTTTCCAGCCAGTCAGGCAATTATGATCGGCTGGCGAAGAGCAGGATATTTCAGATAG
- a CDS encoding sugar transferase has product MGNTYVSDRRYIHRLLSKTATSEEVLIVTSYDYFLQKYDLAALLKRYKEVILIPHSDNDDYLLNHTVRPLLDKFEKIHLVTNPQYDRRNRVIYELVIRKNKSIRITTVYDFCEKYLKKVYIPDNISEINPNLLVIPVFGRRIRYPKKIIDITISIILFLLTFPVWIFSFFRIKFQSPGPVFYYQERVGMDRKPFYCIKFRSMGLDAEANGASFSKKNDSRTFSYGSYMRQTRIDELPQIINIFRRDLSLIGPRPERQVFTETFDELIPYYNYRHNIKPGITGYAQVMYSYGAGIYDARHKLMYDLYYIRNWSLFLELKIIFLTAFVIFGKRGR; this is encoded by the coding sequence ATGGGCAACACTTACGTATCTGATCGCAGGTATATTCACCGGCTTTTAAGTAAAACTGCAACGTCAGAGGAAGTTTTGATCGTTACCAGCTACGATTACTTTTTGCAGAAGTATGACCTTGCAGCACTTCTCAAACGATACAAAGAGGTTATCCTCATCCCCCATTCCGATAACGACGACTACCTTCTCAACCATACCGTACGTCCACTGCTGGACAAGTTTGAAAAGATACACCTTGTTACCAATCCGCAGTACGATCGTCGGAACCGCGTTATATATGAACTTGTAATACGCAAGAACAAGTCAATCCGGATCACAACTGTTTATGACTTTTGCGAGAAGTATCTTAAAAAGGTCTACATCCCGGACAACATTTCGGAGATCAATCCTAACCTGCTGGTGATCCCGGTATTCGGCCGCAGAATCCGCTACCCCAAGAAGATCATCGATATTACGATCTCGATCATACTTTTCCTGCTTACTTTCCCGGTCTGGATATTCAGTTTTTTCCGGATCAAATTTCAGTCTCCCGGCCCCGTATTTTATTACCAGGAACGCGTAGGAATGGATAGAAAGCCATTTTACTGCATCAAATTTCGTTCAATGGGTCTGGATGCTGAGGCAAATGGTGCTTCTTTCTCGAAGAAAAATGACTCCCGGACCTTTTCTTATGGCTCTTACATGCGGCAGACGCGCATCGACGAGTTGCCGCAGATCATCAATATATTCCGTCGTGACCTGTCCCTGATTGGTCCGAGACCTGAGCGTCAGGTGTTCACGGAGACCTTTGACGAATTGATTCCCTACTACAATTACCGGCACAACATCAAACCCGGCATTACCGGCTATGCACAGGTAATGTACTCGTACGGAGCAGGGATTTACGATGCAAGGCACAAGCTGATGTACGACCTTTATTACATCAGGAACTGGAGTCTCTTCCTGGAACTTAAGATCATTTTCCTTACAGCATTTGTCATCTTTGGCAAAAGAGGCCGCTGA
- a CDS encoding glycosyltransferase — protein sequence MKILHIITLAEIGGAQSVVNNLVAEALRDGNQVMVASSEKGGLWDILPPDAERWKIRDLQREVSLLKDMRVMASLRKANRAFRPDIIHLHSSKIGVLGRLCLPASKIIYTVHGFDSVRHANRKFLFLEKLLQNKARHIVGVSRYDHVNMLAEGISTNVCAIANGIADHTIAAYDTNVLDKAKDVILSKPGFRIMCIARVSPQKNFPLFLEIARQLSDEPVNFFWIGNKEKMTGLPDNVFCLGEINDAHRLLPLADLFLLPTRYEGLPVSILEALCYGVPVIASDVGGISEILNGQNGTAVSSDAESFIREIKRYMNNDQLLANARKEARRSYEENFTINLMYKAYKALY from the coding sequence ATGAAAATACTACATATCATCACACTGGCAGAAATCGGCGGGGCTCAGTCCGTAGTAAATAATCTGGTAGCAGAAGCCCTGCGCGACGGCAACCAGGTTATGGTCGCATCATCCGAAAAGGGTGGATTGTGGGATATTTTGCCACCTGATGCGGAGCGCTGGAAAATCAGGGACCTGCAACGCGAGGTTAGCCTGTTGAAGGATATGCGCGTTATGGCAAGCCTGCGAAAAGCGAATCGCGCATTCAGGCCCGACATTATTCACCTGCATTCTTCCAAAATCGGTGTACTGGGGCGCCTTTGTCTTCCTGCATCCAAAATTATTTATACCGTTCACGGTTTTGATTCGGTAAGACATGCCAACCGGAAATTTCTCTTTTTGGAAAAGTTGCTGCAAAACAAGGCCCGGCATATTGTTGGTGTAAGCCGCTATGACCACGTCAATATGCTTGCAGAAGGCATTAGTACAAACGTGTGTGCCATTGCGAACGGCATTGCTGATCATACCATTGCTGCCTATGATACCAACGTTTTGGACAAAGCCAAAGACGTGATTCTTTCCAAACCGGGTTTCAGAATCATGTGCATTGCCCGTGTTTCGCCTCAAAAGAACTTTCCTCTTTTTTTAGAAATTGCAAGACAGCTTTCAGATGAACCCGTCAATTTTTTCTGGATCGGCAATAAAGAAAAGATGACAGGCCTGCCTGATAATGTATTTTGCCTCGGTGAAATAAATGATGCGCACCGCCTGCTTCCGCTGGCAGATCTTTTTCTGCTGCCTACCCGTTACGAAGGCCTGCCTGTTTCTATTCTGGAAGCCTTGTGCTATGGAGTGCCCGTTATTGCCTCGGATGTTGGTGGCATCAGCGAGATTCTGAATGGTCAGAACGGCACAGCTGTCAGCAGCGATGCGGAAAGTTTTATCAGGGAAATCAAACGGTATATGAACAATGACCAACTGCTTGCAAATGCCAGAAAAGAAGCCAGAAGGTCGTACGAGGAAAACTTTACAATTAACCTGATGTACAAGGCATACAAGGCATTGTATTAA
- a CDS encoding glycosyltransferase family 4 protein translates to MKKKLLYILHDIHIGGVEVALLSAIPELHRQFNLKVLVLGKVDQKMIAHFSEEEKSCFHAFPSPLLHYPAAIFRMVSFALQFKPDVMICSLWRASMIGIIVKRLRKQVTFISFVHNTTFFHRLDAYFTKSAICLADTIFTDSAAVSAFVKAKFNPNTEVTTISFITNKSPVVNLHQLFDKNELRFIYLGRIHRTKNIPLAIDTIDYLRSKGLNASLDIYGRNDGALDEVLAHIRHCSLESVIAFKGELVPAEKQEVIKTYQFLIQLSDAEGMAMSVAEAMQNGLVCFVTPVGEIPNYATDGVSAIFADISTTDTFARSLEKLLATCQDPKSYQVLSDVAFTAFSHVQTYSESLTAAIEAFTLTTPKSRA, encoded by the coding sequence TTGAAAAAAAAGCTCCTCTACATTCTCCATGACATTCACATTGGCGGAGTAGAAGTCGCCTTACTTTCCGCAATTCCGGAACTTCACCGTCAGTTCAACCTGAAAGTACTGGTACTGGGAAAGGTGGACCAGAAGATGATTGCCCATTTCAGCGAGGAGGAAAAATCCTGTTTTCACGCTTTTCCTTCGCCCCTTCTTCACTATCCGGCAGCCATTTTCCGAATGGTTTCCTTTGCACTTCAGTTTAAACCCGACGTAATGATATGCTCGCTATGGCGGGCTTCCATGATCGGGATCATTGTCAAGCGGCTCAGGAAACAGGTTACTTTCATCTCCTTTGTTCATAATACTACATTCTTCCACCGGCTGGATGCTTATTTTACAAAATCGGCAATCTGCCTGGCTGATACCATTTTTACAGATTCTGCTGCTGTTTCAGCGTTTGTCAAAGCGAAGTTCAACCCGAACACCGAGGTCACAACCATTTCTTTTATCACAAACAAATCGCCTGTTGTAAATCTTCATCAGTTGTTTGATAAAAACGAACTACGCTTTATTTATCTGGGACGAATCCATCGGACCAAGAACATTCCCCTCGCAATCGATACCATTGACTATCTGCGAAGTAAAGGCCTGAATGCATCTTTGGACATTTACGGCAGAAATGACGGAGCTTTGGACGAGGTTTTGGCACATATCAGGCATTGCAGCCTGGAATCCGTGATTGCTTTTAAAGGAGAACTGGTACCTGCAGAGAAACAGGAGGTGATCAAAACATATCAGTTTTTAATCCAGCTGAGTGACGCTGAGGGAATGGCGATGAGCGTAGCAGAGGCCATGCAAAACGGACTGGTATGCTTTGTGACGCCGGTGGGAGAGATCCCCAATTATGCAACTGACGGTGTGAGTGCCATTTTTGCCGATATTTCAACAACCGACACCTTTGCCCGGTCATTAGAGAAATTGCTTGCAACCTGCCAGGACCCGAAAAGTTATCAGGTGCTTTCAGATGTGGCATTTACCGCTTTCAGCCATGTTCAAACCTATTCGGAATCATTGACGGCTGCAATTGAGGCTTTTACTTTAACAACACCCAAAAGCCGGGCTTGA
- a CDS encoding glycosyltransferase family 4 protein, with amino-acid sequence MGVPKKLAVIGFSGLSGATQVGINYVKGIEIPQEDIVFIFHGKTAGVTPSYLDELNALKVETCFVRKKSGLVDLESQIGIYRQLQHYKPENVLVVSASPFIGISAYKLANSKATIVVVEQHPLNLISFKEYVHAYAALAFYDHVVPASRTYADGYIKSMKPLSSIFGKKIRVIPNGLDVPLSSTPATHQEIALNTVTLGMAARFDDVKDYDTVIRALHMLNTTHTGTRYVFKMAGDGPNRARTENLVRELGQESNAEFLGLINKPEMEAFYNSVDIYIQSSKGEAMSFSMMEAMGHGKVFLGTSVRGVEEFIVNGENGLHFRCGDPADLVQKISFIYENPAIAEKLSKGARAYYDKFFSLSAMVREYSSLMSWTKLEGQSKSI; translated from the coding sequence ATGGGAGTTCCCAAAAAGCTGGCAGTCATTGGATTTAGCGGATTGAGCGGTGCCACTCAGGTTGGTATAAACTATGTAAAAGGCATTGAGATTCCGCAAGAAGACATTGTGTTCATATTTCATGGGAAAACAGCTGGCGTAACACCGTCTTACCTGGATGAACTTAATGCTTTGAAGGTCGAAACCTGCTTCGTCCGGAAAAAATCCGGACTGGTTGATCTGGAATCGCAAATCGGCATTTACCGCCAACTGCAGCACTACAAGCCCGAAAACGTTCTGGTAGTATCTGCATCTCCGTTTATAGGAATTTCGGCCTACAAACTTGCTAATTCAAAAGCCACGATCGTGGTCGTGGAACAGCATCCGCTGAATCTGATTTCATTTAAAGAATACGTGCATGCCTATGCAGCCCTGGCATTTTACGATCACGTAGTTCCTGCCTCACGCACCTATGCCGACGGATACATCAAATCCATGAAGCCGCTTTCCAGCATTTTTGGCAAAAAGATCAGGGTCATCCCAAATGGGCTTGACGTTCCTCTGAGCAGTACTCCGGCAACCCACCAGGAGATTGCGCTAAATACGGTTACGCTTGGAATGGCTGCAAGGTTTGACGATGTCAAGGATTACGACACGGTGATCCGCGCACTTCACATGCTCAACACAACCCATACCGGAACCAGGTATGTGTTCAAAATGGCTGGTGACGGCCCCAACCGGGCGAGAACCGAAAACCTGGTAAGGGAACTGGGCCAGGAAAGTAATGCTGAATTTTTAGGATTGATCAACAAGCCCGAAATGGAAGCGTTTTATAACAGCGTCGATATTTACATACAATCCAGCAAAGGAGAAGCAATGAGCTTTTCTATGATGGAGGCGATGGGTCATGGCAAGGTGTTCCTGGGAACCAGCGTCCGCGGAGTAGAGGAATTTATTGTAAACGGAGAAAATGGCCTTCACTTCCGCTGCGGAGATCCGGCGGATCTTGTACAAAAAATCTCATTCATATACGAGAATCCGGCTATCGCTGAAAAACTATCGAAAGGTGCCAGGGCATACTATGACAAATTTTTCAGTTTGTCTGCGATGGTCCGCGAATATTCCAGCCTCATGAGCTGGACGAAACTGGAAGGGCAATCTAAAAGCATTTAA
- a CDS encoding DUF1501 domain-containing protein, translating to MKRREFIAAAASSMILPLTVNGLGVKSFNENSSLVKSIIKTNAAVSDRILVIIYLNGGNDGLNTVIPLDQYSKYYNLRSNIAIPESNVLKLSGNLKTGLHPSMTGMRDMYNDGKLAIVHSVSYPNPNQSHVRSTDILMTGVSADKYSETGWAARYLENRFPGFPANYPNAQMSDPLAIQIGYVDTTTLKGSVQPMNVSFEDPVKFYQMMGQLGSVSSEGLPCCDAGELIQFIKQQQVLSIGYSSRIKQAADTGKTLATYPTASATNDLSEQLKIVAKLIHGGLQSKIYFVEMGGFDTHAGQVGTTPLEGMHAVLLKKMSDAIAAFQNDLKLQGTEDKVIGMTFSDFGRRATSNTSKGTDHGIAAPMFVFGTNIKRQGVGTNPDLTSDMEPPTTTSGNKNQDIKMQIDFRRIYTDILTDWFGVTTATTNAVMFGNHKTTSIFSNVIESTGSGSWPDRGIWTAGSMPATSDYVRIKAGHIVDVGQDLTVRNIHVEKGGELRLLGNYNIVTTG from the coding sequence ATGAAAAGAAGAGAATTTATAGCCGCCGCTGCTTCGTCCATGATCCTGCCGCTGACCGTTAATGGTCTGGGTGTGAAAAGTTTTAACGAAAATTCTTCGCTTGTAAAATCCATTATAAAAACCAATGCGGCAGTATCAGACCGTATTCTCGTCATCATTTATCTCAATGGCGGCAACGATGGTCTTAATACTGTTATTCCGCTGGATCAGTATTCCAAATACTACAACCTCCGGAGCAACATTGCAATCCCGGAAAGTAACGTGCTGAAACTTTCGGGCAATCTGAAAACGGGTCTCCACCCGTCGATGACCGGCATGCGGGACATGTATAATGACGGAAAGCTGGCGATTGTCCATTCCGTATCCTACCCCAATCCCAATCAGTCGCACGTCAGGTCTACGGATATTCTGATGACCGGCGTGAGTGCCGATAAATACTCAGAAACAGGCTGGGCGGCGAGGTACCTCGAAAACAGATTTCCGGGATTTCCTGCCAACTACCCGAATGCACAAATGTCTGATCCGCTGGCCATTCAGATCGGGTATGTGGATACGACTACGCTGAAAGGTTCTGTGCAGCCGATGAATGTCTCTTTTGAAGATCCCGTCAAGTTTTATCAGATGATGGGACAGCTGGGAAGTGTATCCTCCGAGGGGCTCCCCTGCTGCGATGCGGGTGAGCTGATCCAGTTTATAAAGCAGCAGCAGGTACTTTCAATCGGGTATTCTTCGCGGATTAAGCAGGCTGCGGATACCGGCAAGACGCTCGCTACTTACCCGACTGCCTCTGCCACCAATGATTTGTCGGAACAGTTGAAAATCGTAGCCAAGCTCATTCATGGCGGGCTACAGTCCAAGATTTACTTTGTAGAAATGGGTGGATTTGATACCCACGCCGGACAGGTTGGAACCACTCCGCTGGAAGGTATGCACGCGGTGCTGCTTAAGAAAATGTCTGACGCCATTGCCGCATTCCAGAATGACCTGAAACTGCAGGGAACCGAAGATAAAGTGATCGGAATGACATTTTCAGACTTTGGAAGACGGGCTACCTCCAATACTTCCAAGGGTACCGACCATGGTATTGCGGCACCTATGTTTGTGTTCGGAACCAATATCAAACGCCAGGGCGTAGGGACTAACCCGGATCTGACGAGCGATATGGAGCCACCTACCACAACCTCGGGTAATAAAAATCAGGATATCAAAATGCAGATCGATTTCAGAAGGATTTACACCGATATTCTGACGGATTGGTTTGGAGTAACCACTGCCACTACGAATGCCGTCATGTTCGGCAACCATAAAACAACCTCAATTTTCTCCAATGTGATCGAAAGTACAGGCTCGGGTTCCTGGCCCGACCGTGGTATCTGGACTGCCGGCAGCATGCCTGCGACCAGTGATTATGTCAGGATCAAGGCAGGGCACATTGTGGATGTGGGCCAGGATCTTACGGTCAGGAACATTCACGTTGAAAAAGGAGGTGAGTTGCGGCTCCTGGGAAATTACAATATTGTAACCACCGGCTGA
- a CDS encoding DUF1800 domain-containing protein — protein sequence MPYLDTYTEKLTAHTAAHLLRRATFGPTKQEIVDFTGLTPAAAISRLMDNVAVTLNPAPPVDYDESKPTAGQPFLNLTYDNARQNTFNVYIRYWWVGLMCEQNGKPSVLEKLTAFWQNHFVVSQGIVGDYRKSYKFLTLLRTEGLKSFRDLIIAMTKDPGMLVFQNGNVNQAGNPNENYARELQELFVVGQKNFAGELNYTEDDVKAAAKVLTGWVVSTQPNSFGASFDPARHDTTNKKFSDYYGAKTITGRSGATAGDTELGELIDMLLAHQEAPRHIVRKLYRWYVNPEVTQEMETNVIVPLATYFVQQNFSIQKVLEKLFTSQIFYDQKNIGAIVKSPTEFAIGMVRFFGQRIPDRTTDYVAFRKLMEFVHWNMAGLQLDLLNQPLVFGSIPYYQTGYSKNWINGNTLGIRGTQIDKFVHPYIEIAPGDLIGIDFLAWARALQPNFSDVAGTPSITADYFFEEMSRNLFVFPLNDAQRNFLIDTIMMKSLPRNTFVGEMNRYRTDPSNINNQNAVKWRGQLVMRYMMRMAEYHIF from the coding sequence ATGCCATATTTAGATACATACACTGAGAAACTTACCGCACATACCGCAGCCCACCTGCTCCGGAGGGCTACTTTTGGCCCTACGAAGCAGGAAATTGTAGACTTTACCGGACTGACACCAGCCGCAGCGATTTCCAGGTTGATGGACAATGTTGCCGTAACGCTCAATCCTGCTCCCCCGGTAGACTACGATGAATCAAAACCGACCGCGGGTCAGCCTTTTCTGAATCTCACCTACGACAATGCACGCCAGAATACCTTTAACGTATACATACGCTACTGGTGGGTTGGACTGATGTGCGAGCAAAATGGCAAGCCTTCCGTTTTAGAAAAGCTTACTGCTTTCTGGCAAAATCACTTTGTGGTCAGCCAGGGCATTGTCGGGGATTACCGTAAATCGTACAAATTCCTGACGCTGCTGAGAACAGAAGGCCTGAAAAGCTTTCGCGACCTGATCATTGCCATGACGAAGGATCCCGGAATGCTGGTTTTTCAAAATGGAAACGTGAATCAGGCCGGGAACCCCAACGAGAATTATGCGCGGGAGCTGCAGGAGCTTTTTGTTGTTGGACAAAAGAACTTTGCAGGTGAGCTGAATTATACCGAAGATGATGTAAAGGCCGCTGCCAAAGTTCTTACAGGATGGGTGGTAAGTACGCAGCCAAACAGTTTCGGAGCCAGCTTTGACCCTGCCCGGCATGATACAACCAACAAGAAGTTTTCAGACTATTATGGTGCCAAAACCATCACCGGCCGTAGCGGAGCAACCGCCGGTGATACGGAACTTGGCGAGCTGATTGATATGCTTCTGGCTCACCAGGAGGCGCCAAGGCACATTGTTCGCAAGCTTTACCGGTGGTATGTCAATCCGGAAGTCACCCAGGAAATGGAAACCAACGTGATTGTCCCACTGGCCACCTACTTTGTACAGCAGAATTTCAGCATTCAGAAAGTACTGGAAAAGCTTTTTACCAGTCAGATATTTTATGACCAGAAAAACATTGGCGCCATCGTCAAATCTCCCACGGAGTTTGCGATCGGTATGGTCCGGTTTTTCGGTCAGCGCATTCCGGATCGCACTACCGACTATGTTGCATTCCGGAAGCTGATGGAGTTTGTGCACTGGAACATGGCCGGCCTGCAGCTCGACCTGCTTAACCAGCCGCTTGTTTTTGGTTCAATTCCTTATTATCAGACAGGGTATTCAAAAAACTGGATCAATGGAAATACGCTGGGGATCCGGGGCACGCAGATCGACAAATTTGTGCATCCCTACATTGAAATTGCACCCGGCGACCTCATAGGCATCGACTTTCTTGCCTGGGCAAGAGCATTGCAGCCCAACTTTTCCGATGTGGCCGGAACGCCCTCGATCACTGCGGACTACTTCTTTGAAGAAATGTCGAGAAACCTTTTTGTGTTTCCATTAAACGATGCACAAAGGAACTTCCTGATCGACACAATCATGATGAAAAGCCTGCCTCGAAATACTTTCGTGGGTGAGATGAACCGGTACCGTACCGACCCCTCAAACATCAACAATCAGAATGCAGTAAAGTGGAGAGGCCAGCTGGTGATGCGGTATATGATGAGAATGGCCGAGTACCATATTTTTTAA